A section of the Triticum dicoccoides isolate Atlit2015 ecotype Zavitan chromosome 7A, WEW_v2.0, whole genome shotgun sequence genome encodes:
- the LOC119328545 gene encoding BTB/POZ and MATH domain-containing protein 1-like, producing MSRPGGLTFFSGGTKNMIFPAEEASPLATNFNLTQVLRSVRLLKIDGVSMMSGIGSDYCFKYRWIVDGYEWEILLYPNVVDSRGLSTFVALRLIFLGEPRASAVRTTLRACLVDQRGVPKPSHEVSQRITFKKPQDSSERIKLEGLGYVKDDSFSVQCTLDVLKEIGEETALEELHLPSSDLHLQLAQLLQSETGADVTFLVSGESFSAHKLIVAARSPVFMAEFIGDMKEKCSQCVEIKDMDAEVFKALLQFIYTDTMPELRQREWDAEDEAEYEQQEEADAKAATVMAQHLLAAADRYGLDRLKHICAGKLSSSINVDTAATTLALAEQHNCPELKTRCVQFIIRTPATLDAVLATEGYKHLEASCPLVVIDLLKAAHGRKI from the exons ATGTCGCGACCGGGCGGGTTAACGTTCTTCTCCGGTGGCACG AAAAACATGATTTTCCCCGCAGAAGAAGCTTCACCCTTGGCCACAAACTTCAACCTCACACAAGTCCTGCGCTCGGTGCGGCTGCTCAAGATCGACGGCGTTAGCATGATGTCGGGCATCGGCAGCGACTATTGCTTCAAGTACAGATGGATTGTGGACGGGTATGAGTGGGAGATCCTTCTATATCCAAAC GTCGTGGACTCGAGGGGTTTGAGCACGTTCGTGGCGCTCCGTCTTATCTTTCTCGGTGAACCACGAGCCAGCGCTGTGAGGACGACTCTTCGGGCTTGCTTGGTTGATCAGAGAGGAGTGCCTAAGCCATCCCATGAAGTTTCTCAGAGAATAACATTCAAGAAGCCCCAAGATAGCTCAGAGAGAATTAAGCTAGAAGGATTGGGATATGTCAAGGATGACTCTTTTAGTGTGCAGTGCACCCTTGATGTTCTCAAGGAAATAGGAGAGGAAACGGCCCTTGAAGAACTGCATCTGCCATCGTCTGACTTGCACCTGCAATTGGCTCAACTCCTTCAGAGCGAGACAGGAGCTGACGTCACATTTCTCGTGTCCGGCGAATCTTTTTCTGCGCACAAGCTCATTGTCGCCGCAAGGTCCCCTGTCTTTATGGCCGAGTTTATTGGAGACATGAAGGAGAAGTGCTCGCAATGTGTGGAGATCAAGGACATGGATGCTGAGGTGTTCAAGGCCCTGCTTCAGTTCATCTACACAGACACCATGCCAGAACTCAGACAGCGGGAGTGGGATGCGGAGGACGAGGCAGAGTATGAACAGCAGGAGGAGGCAGATGCAAAGGCGGCGACTGTGATGGCTCAGCATCTGCTTGCTGCTGCTGACAGGTATGGACTGGATAGGCTCAAGCACATATGTGCCGGTAAGCTCTCTAGTAGCATCAACGTGGACACGGCGGCAACAACTTTGGCTTTAGCCGAGCAGCACAATTGCCCAGAGCTCAAGACAAGATGTGTTCAGTTCATTATCAGAACTCCTGCCACTCTTGATGCTGTGTTGGCGACGGAGGGGTATAAGCACCTCGAGGCAAGCTGCCCTCTGGTGGTGATCGACCTTCTCAAGGCTGCGCATGGGAGAAAAATTTGA